In a genomic window of Streptomyces noursei ATCC 11455:
- a CDS encoding alpha/beta hydrolase, which produces MPLLPGAEPFRRDGGEVGVLVCHGFTGSPQSIRPWAEYLADRGLTVSAPLLPGHGTRWEDMQLTTWQDWYAEVDRELRALTERCTKVFVCGLSMGGALALRLAARHGDAISGVAVVNPGNKVHDAAAPLLPVLRHVVRTTKGIASDIAKPGAVEVGYDRVPLHAAHSLRRFFELVDSELPRVTQPLLVLTSRQDHVVPPVDSERILSRVSSDDVRHEVLERSYHVATLDHDAERIFQDTYSFITRLAPEARPDTVQEGTAASGGA; this is translated from the coding sequence GTGCCGCTCCTCCCCGGAGCCGAGCCGTTCCGCCGCGACGGCGGAGAGGTCGGCGTCCTCGTCTGCCACGGCTTCACCGGCTCCCCGCAGTCCATCCGCCCCTGGGCCGAGTACCTCGCCGACCGGGGGCTGACCGTCAGCGCGCCGCTGCTGCCCGGCCACGGCACACGGTGGGAGGACATGCAGCTCACCACCTGGCAGGACTGGTACGCCGAGGTCGACCGGGAGCTGCGCGCGCTGACCGAGCGCTGCACCAAGGTCTTCGTCTGCGGACTGTCCATGGGCGGCGCGCTGGCGCTGCGACTGGCCGCCCGGCACGGCGACGCGATCAGCGGCGTGGCCGTGGTCAACCCGGGCAACAAGGTCCACGACGCGGCGGCGCCGCTGCTGCCCGTCCTGCGCCACGTCGTCCGCACGACCAAGGGGATCGCGAGCGACATCGCCAAGCCCGGTGCGGTGGAGGTCGGTTACGACCGGGTGCCGCTGCACGCCGCGCACTCGCTGCGGCGGTTCTTCGAGCTGGTCGACTCCGAACTCCCGCGCGTCACCCAGCCGTTGCTGGTGCTGACCAGCCGCCAGGACCACGTCGTCCCGCCCGTCGACTCCGAGCGCATCCTCAGCAGGGTCTCCTCCGACGACGTCCGGCACGAGGTGCTGGAGCGCAGCTACCACGTCGCCACGCTCGACCACGACGCGGAGCGGATCTTCCAGGACACCTACTCCTTCATCACCCGACTCGCCCCCGAGGCCCGGCCGGACACGGTCCAGGAGGGGACGGCGGCCAGTGGCGGAGCGTAG
- a CDS encoding lysophospholipid acyltransferase family protein yields the protein MKFSIGGPLRLAFRPWVEGIENVPAEGPAILASNHLSFSDSFFLPAVLDRKVTFIAKAEYFTSPGVKGKLTAAFFKGVGQLPVDRSGARGAGEAAIKSGIEVLERGELFGIYPEGTRSPDGRLYRGKPGGLARVALATGAPVIPVAMIDTEKVQPPGKVLPKMVRPGIRIGKPLDFSRYQGMEGDRYILRSITDEVMYEIMKLSGQEYVDIYATAAKRQIAEAAKAAEAQKKA from the coding sequence ATGAAGTTTTCCATCGGCGGTCCGCTCAGGCTCGCGTTCCGTCCCTGGGTGGAAGGCATCGAGAACGTTCCCGCCGAGGGTCCGGCGATCCTCGCGAGCAACCACCTGTCCTTCTCGGACTCGTTCTTCCTGCCCGCGGTGCTGGACCGCAAGGTCACCTTCATCGCCAAGGCCGAGTACTTCACCTCCCCGGGGGTCAAGGGGAAGTTGACCGCCGCGTTCTTCAAGGGCGTCGGGCAGCTCCCGGTGGACCGTTCGGGCGCGCGCGGCGCGGGCGAGGCGGCGATCAAGAGCGGGATCGAGGTGCTGGAGCGCGGCGAGCTGTTCGGCATCTACCCGGAGGGCACCCGCTCCCCGGACGGGCGGCTCTACCGCGGCAAGCCGGGCGGCCTGGCGCGGGTGGCACTGGCCACCGGGGCGCCGGTCATCCCGGTCGCGATGATCGACACCGAGAAGGTGCAGCCGCCCGGCAAGGTCCTGCCGAAGATGGTCCGGCCCGGCATCCGGATCGGCAAGCCGCTGGACTTCAGCCGCTACCAGGGCATGGAGGGCGACCGCTACATCCTGCGCTCGATCACCGACGAGGTGATGTACGAGATCATGAAGCTCTCGGGCCAGGAGTACGTCGACATCTACGCGACCGCCGCCAAGCGGCAGATCGCCGAGGCGGCCAAGGCCGCGGAGGCGCAGAAGAAGGCTTAA
- the macS gene encoding MacS family sensor histidine kinase encodes MSVELPLWRALTGYRILTLVYVLGLSAVAYPRYAHPLGAAAYMAALTLWTALTWRRTTSPERCTRQFLLADLGFAVGGILLTSVIDTHARIMGGAPTLPSIWTAGAVLGFAIKGGWRWAAVASSIVAVVNLVERQELARDTVHNVVLVWVASVAIGYVVEVARASERTLAHALQIEAATRERERLARDIHDGVLQVLAMVQRRGAALGGEAAELGRMAGEQEVALRTLIAGGLVPRQRTVLDVPQDAAPAARPADPGPLPAGPCDLMVLLAPDAGAGVTLSGPGSPVELPAAAAVELAAAVSAALDNVRVHVGADARAWILVEDEPDAVLVTVRDEGPGIPEGRLAAAEREGRLGVALSIRGRLRELGGSAEWLSVPGQGTEVELKVPKGTAPEGGRRGRARA; translated from the coding sequence ATGTCCGTCGAGCTGCCGCTGTGGCGGGCGCTCACCGGCTACCGCATCCTGACCCTGGTCTATGTGCTGGGCCTGTCCGCGGTCGCCTATCCGCGCTACGCGCACCCGCTGGGCGCCGCCGCCTACATGGCCGCGCTCACCCTCTGGACGGCGCTGACCTGGCGCCGTACGACGTCCCCGGAGCGCTGCACCCGGCAGTTCCTCCTCGCCGACCTCGGCTTCGCGGTCGGCGGCATCCTGCTGACGTCCGTGATCGACACCCACGCCCGCATCATGGGCGGCGCCCCGACGCTGCCGTCCATCTGGACGGCGGGGGCCGTCCTGGGCTTCGCCATCAAGGGCGGCTGGCGGTGGGCCGCGGTGGCCTCCAGCATCGTGGCGGTGGTCAACCTCGTCGAGCGCCAGGAGCTGGCCCGGGACACCGTCCACAACGTGGTGCTGGTGTGGGTGGCCAGCGTCGCCATCGGCTATGTCGTCGAGGTGGCGCGGGCCAGTGAGCGCACCCTGGCCCACGCCCTCCAGATCGAGGCCGCCACCCGCGAGCGGGAGCGGCTGGCCCGCGACATCCACGACGGCGTGCTCCAGGTGCTCGCCATGGTGCAGCGGCGCGGTGCCGCGCTCGGCGGCGAGGCGGCCGAGCTGGGCCGGATGGCGGGCGAGCAGGAGGTGGCGCTGCGCACCCTGATCGCCGGCGGGCTGGTGCCCCGGCAGCGGACGGTGCTGGACGTCCCCCAGGACGCCGCGCCCGCGGCCCGCCCGGCGGACCCCGGCCCGCTGCCGGCCGGCCCCTGCGACCTGATGGTGCTGCTCGCCCCGGACGCCGGGGCCGGGGTGACGCTCTCCGGCCCGGGCTCCCCGGTCGAGCTGCCGGCCGCCGCCGCGGTGGAGCTGGCCGCCGCTGTCAGTGCCGCGCTGGACAATGTACGGGTGCACGTGGGGGCCGACGCCCGCGCGTGGATCCTGGTGGAGGACGAACCGGACGCGGTGCTCGTCACGGTGCGCGACGAGGGGCCCGGCATTCCTGAGGGCCGGCTCGCCGCGGCCGAGCGCGAGGGCCGCCTCGGGGTGGCGCTGTCGATCCGCGGCCGGCTGCGGGAGTTGGGCGGCAGCGCCGAGTGGCTCTCGGTCCCCGGCCAGGGCACGGAAGTGGAGCTGAAGGTTCCCAAGGGCACCGCGCCCGAGGGCGGACGACGGGGGAGAGCGCGCGCGTGA
- a CDS encoding response regulator — protein sequence MVVDDHPMWRDAVARDLAEAGFDVVATAGDGLQAVRRAQATAPDVLVLDLNLPGLPGVRVCKELVGGNPSLRVLVLSASGEHADVLEAVKSGATGYLLKSASTEELLDAVRRTAVGDPVFTPGLAGLVLGEYRRLATEPSPAAADEPDAPRLTERETEVLRLVAKGLSYKQIAERLVISHRTVQNHVQNTLGKLQLHNRVELVRYAIERGLDGV from the coding sequence ATGGTGGTCGACGACCACCCGATGTGGCGGGACGCGGTCGCCCGCGACCTGGCGGAGGCCGGGTTCGACGTGGTGGCGACGGCCGGAGACGGCCTCCAGGCGGTGCGCCGGGCCCAGGCGACGGCGCCCGACGTGCTGGTCCTGGACCTCAATCTGCCGGGGCTGCCCGGCGTCCGGGTGTGCAAGGAACTGGTCGGCGGCAATCCGTCGCTGCGGGTGCTGGTGCTCTCCGCCAGCGGCGAGCACGCCGACGTCCTGGAGGCGGTGAAGTCCGGCGCCACCGGCTATCTGCTGAAGTCGGCCAGCACCGAGGAACTGCTGGACGCGGTCCGCCGCACCGCCGTCGGCGATCCGGTCTTCACCCCGGGCCTGGCCGGCCTGGTCCTCGGCGAGTACCGCCGGCTGGCGACGGAGCCGTCCCCCGCGGCCGCCGACGAACCGGACGCCCCCCGGCTGACGGAGCGGGAGACCGAGGTGCTGCGCCTGGTCGCCAAGGGGCTCTCGTACAAGCAGATCGCCGAGCGGCTGGTCATCTCGCACCGCACGGTGCAGAACCACGTCCAGAACACCCTGGGCAAGCTCCAGTTGCACAACCGCGTCGAGCTGGTGCGGTACGCGATAGAGCGCGGCCTCGACGGCGTCTGA
- a CDS encoding 6-phosphofructokinase produces MRVGVLTGGGDCPGLNAVIRGIVRKGTQEYGYDFVGFRDGWRGPLEGRSMRLDIPAVRGILPRGGTILGSSRTNPFKEEDGVRRIKETLAKHEVEALIAIGGEDTLGVASRLFTEYGVPCVGVPKTIDNDLSATDYTFGFDTAVGVATEAIDRLHTTAESHMRVLVVEVMGRHAGWIALHSGLAGGANVILIPEQRFDVDEVCRWIESRFKASYAPIVVVAEGAMPKDGDMVLKDGSTDSFGHVRLSGVGEWLAKEIEARTGKEARTTVLGHTQRGGTPSAFDRWLATRFGLHAIDAVRDADYGTMVALRGTDIVRVPLSEATAKLKTVDPALYAEVGVFFG; encoded by the coding sequence ATGCGGGTCGGAGTACTGACCGGCGGCGGCGACTGCCCGGGTCTGAACGCGGTGATCAGGGGCATCGTCCGCAAGGGCACCCAGGAGTACGGATACGACTTCGTCGGGTTCCGGGACGGCTGGCGCGGGCCGTTGGAGGGCCGCAGCATGCGGCTGGACATCCCGGCGGTGCGCGGCATCCTGCCCCGCGGCGGCACCATCCTCGGCTCGTCGCGGACCAACCCCTTCAAGGAGGAGGACGGGGTCCGCCGGATCAAGGAGACGCTTGCCAAGCACGAGGTCGAGGCGCTGATCGCGATCGGCGGCGAGGACACCCTCGGCGTCGCCTCCCGGCTCTTCACGGAGTACGGCGTCCCCTGCGTCGGCGTGCCCAAGACCATCGACAACGACCTGTCGGCCACGGACTACACCTTCGGCTTCGACACCGCGGTCGGGGTCGCCACCGAGGCCATCGACCGACTGCACACCACCGCCGAATCCCACATGCGGGTGCTGGTCGTCGAGGTGATGGGCCGGCACGCCGGCTGGATCGCGCTGCACTCCGGTCTGGCCGGCGGCGCCAACGTCATCCTCATCCCCGAGCAGCGCTTCGACGTCGACGAGGTCTGCCGCTGGATCGAGTCCCGCTTCAAGGCCAGCTACGCGCCGATCGTGGTGGTGGCCGAGGGCGCCATGCCCAAGGACGGCGACATGGTGCTCAAGGACGGCAGCACCGACTCCTTCGGGCACGTCCGGCTGTCCGGCGTCGGCGAGTGGCTGGCCAAGGAGATCGAGGCGCGCACCGGCAAGGAGGCCCGGACCACCGTCCTCGGCCACACCCAGCGCGGCGGCACCCCCAGCGCCTTCGACCGCTGGCTGGCCACCCGCTTCGGGCTGCACGCCATCGACGCGGTGCGGGACGCCGACTACGGCACGATGGTCGCGCTGCGCGGCACCGACATCGTGCGGGTACCGCTGTCGGAGGCGACCGCCAAGCTGAAGACCGTCGATCCGGCGCTCTACGCCGAGGTCGGCGTCTTCTTCGGCTGA
- a CDS encoding 2-hydroxyacid dehydrogenase, producing the protein MEIVAFGVQADERPILEQAFAGRHQVRCLDVFLDRDTAPIARGYEVVSTSVNDDLSAEVLQTLAAGGTKMVAQRSTGFNNIDLEAAADLAMTIGRVSAYSPYAVAEFAWLLALAVNRHLVPAANRTRNFDFRLDGLMGRDLHGRTAGVLGTGKIGTAFARIAHGFGMQLLGWDLVENPECAALGMRYVPRERLFAEADLISLHVPLTDDTRHLVDAAALAAMKDDAILVNSSRGGLIDTAALVETLKARRLTGVGLDVYEEEAGLFFYDKSLDVVGDDTLARLMTFANVLVTSHQAYFTEEAVGQIIRTTVANVEDHLAGRTSEHLLVTRGQLPAAVR; encoded by the coding sequence GTGGAGATCGTCGCATTCGGCGTGCAGGCGGATGAGCGGCCGATCCTGGAGCAGGCGTTCGCGGGCCGCCACCAGGTCCGTTGCCTGGACGTCTTCCTCGACCGCGACACCGCCCCCATCGCCCGCGGCTACGAGGTCGTCTCCACCAGCGTCAACGACGACCTGAGCGCCGAGGTGCTGCAGACCCTCGCGGCCGGCGGCACCAAGATGGTCGCCCAGCGCTCCACCGGCTTCAACAACATCGATCTGGAGGCCGCGGCCGATCTGGCCATGACCATCGGCCGGGTCTCCGCGTACTCCCCGTACGCGGTCGCGGAGTTCGCGTGGCTGCTGGCGCTGGCGGTGAACCGGCATCTGGTGCCGGCCGCCAACCGCACCCGCAACTTCGACTTCCGGCTGGACGGCCTGATGGGCCGCGATCTGCACGGCCGGACGGCCGGGGTGCTCGGCACCGGCAAGATCGGCACCGCCTTCGCCCGGATCGCCCACGGCTTCGGGATGCAGCTGCTGGGGTGGGACCTCGTCGAGAACCCGGAGTGCGCGGCGCTGGGCATGCGCTACGTCCCCCGGGAGCGGCTGTTCGCCGAGGCGGACCTGATCAGCCTGCACGTCCCGCTGACCGACGACACCCGGCACCTGGTCGACGCCGCCGCGCTGGCCGCCATGAAGGACGACGCGATCCTGGTCAACTCCAGCCGCGGTGGGCTGATCGACACCGCTGCCCTGGTCGAGACGCTCAAGGCACGCCGGCTCACCGGCGTCGGCCTGGACGTCTACGAGGAGGAGGCCGGGCTGTTCTTCTACGACAAGTCGCTGGACGTGGTCGGCGACGACACCCTGGCCCGGCTGATGACCTTCGCGAACGTGCTGGTCACCTCGCACCAGGCGTACTTCACCGAGGAAGCGGTCGGCCAGATCATCCGGACCACCGTGGCCAACGTGGAGGACCATCTGGCCGGCCGCACCAGCGAACACCTGCTGGTCACACGAGGACAGCTGCCAGCAGCTGTGCGGTGA
- a CDS encoding anthranilate synthase family protein has translation MHLAPQAAPDTAATLVQRLLDPACPPFALLRRRAPGRDGGTVEVLIGEVTEVERLADIPLGAGVPDAPVTDALTLVPFRQIRERGFRAHDDGTPLAVLRPAECHELPLDALLTALPAHDVRVDDGAFDVTDAAYAEIVDRVVREEIGTGEGANFVIRRTFEGTIPDFSAADALALFRRLLAGERGAYWTFVVHRPGVRTLVGASPEVHVRATGGTVVMNPISGTYRYPAEGPTAEGLLAFLGDRKEVEELSMVVDEELKMMCTVGDQGGVVVGPRLKEMAHLAHTEYELRGRSTLDVREVLKETMFAATVTGSPVQNACRVIERHEPVGPDGRGRGYYAGALALIGRDATGAQTLDSPILIRTADIDGGDARGRLRVPVGATLVRASDPAGEVAETHAKAAGVLTALGVRPTPVRAAAGPAPRLADDPRVRAALDARRADLAPFWLRMQTTAGDGAPSTGLRGHALVVDAEDTFTAMLAHLLRTSGLTVTVRRYDEPGLRAAALAHQGPVVLGPGPGNPSDIADPKMRFLRSLTSDLVAAHRQGLLGVCLGHELLAAELGLEIVRKEVPFQGAQERIDFFGRPETVGFYNTFTARCDDRTAAELAMHRIELSRDEATGEVHALRGPGFAGVQFHPESVLTLDGAAVTAQLLAAVLV, from the coding sequence ATGCACCTCGCACCCCAGGCCGCACCCGACACCGCCGCCACGCTCGTCCAGCGGCTGCTCGACCCCGCCTGCCCGCCGTTCGCCCTGCTCCGCCGCCGCGCCCCCGGCCGGGACGGGGGCACCGTCGAGGTGCTGATCGGCGAGGTGACCGAGGTCGAGCGGCTGGCCGACATCCCGCTCGGCGCGGGCGTGCCGGACGCCCCGGTCACCGACGCGCTGACCCTGGTCCCGTTCCGGCAGATCCGCGAGCGCGGCTTCCGGGCGCACGACGACGGCACCCCGCTGGCCGTGCTGCGCCCGGCCGAGTGCCACGAACTGCCGCTGGACGCGCTGCTGACGGCGCTCCCGGCGCACGACGTCCGGGTGGACGACGGGGCCTTCGACGTCACCGACGCGGCCTACGCGGAGATCGTCGACCGGGTGGTGCGGGAGGAGATCGGCACCGGCGAGGGCGCCAACTTCGTCATCCGCCGGACCTTCGAGGGCACGATCCCCGACTTCTCGGCGGCCGACGCGCTGGCGCTGTTCCGGCGGCTGCTGGCCGGCGAGCGCGGGGCGTACTGGACCTTCGTGGTGCACCGGCCCGGCGTGCGCACGCTGGTCGGCGCCAGCCCGGAGGTGCACGTCCGGGCCACCGGCGGCACCGTCGTGATGAACCCGATCAGCGGGACCTACCGCTACCCGGCCGAGGGCCCCACCGCGGAGGGCCTGCTGGCGTTCCTCGGCGACCGCAAGGAGGTCGAGGAGCTGTCGATGGTGGTCGACGAGGAACTGAAGATGATGTGCACCGTCGGCGACCAGGGCGGGGTGGTCGTCGGCCCGCGGCTCAAGGAGATGGCGCACCTCGCGCACACCGAGTACGAGCTGCGCGGCCGCTCCACCCTGGACGTGCGGGAGGTCCTCAAGGAGACGATGTTCGCGGCGACGGTCACCGGGTCGCCGGTGCAGAACGCCTGCCGGGTGATCGAGCGGCACGAGCCGGTCGGCCCGGACGGCCGCGGGCGGGGCTACTACGCCGGCGCGCTGGCGCTGATCGGCCGGGACGCGACCGGGGCGCAGACGCTGGACTCCCCGATCCTGATCCGCACCGCGGACATCGACGGCGGGGACGCGCGAGGGCGGCTGCGGGTGCCGGTCGGCGCCACCCTGGTCCGCGCCTCCGACCCGGCCGGCGAGGTCGCCGAGACGCACGCCAAGGCGGCCGGCGTGCTCACCGCGCTGGGGGTCCGGCCGACGCCCGTGCGGGCCGCGGCCGGGCCGGCGCCGCGGCTGGCCGACGACCCGCGGGTGCGGGCCGCGCTGGACGCCCGCCGGGCCGACCTGGCGCCGTTCTGGCTGCGGATGCAGACCACCGCCGGGGACGGCGCGCCGTCGACCGGGCTGCGCGGCCACGCCCTGGTGGTCGACGCCGAGGACACCTTCACCGCGATGCTGGCGCACCTGCTGCGCACCTCGGGGCTGACGGTGACGGTCCGCCGCTACGACGAGCCGGGGCTGCGCGCTGCGGCCCTGGCGCACCAGGGTCCGGTGGTGCTGGGCCCGGGGCCGGGCAACCCGTCCGACATCGCCGACCCCAAGATGCGGTTCCTGCGGTCCCTGACCTCCGACCTCGTGGCGGCGCACCGCCAGGGCCTTCTCGGGGTCTGCCTCGGCCACGAACTGCTCGCCGCGGAGCTGGGGTTGGAGATCGTCCGCAAGGAGGTCCCGTTCCAGGGCGCGCAGGAGCGGATCGACTTCTTCGGGCGGCCCGAGACGGTGGGCTTCTACAACACCTTCACGGCCCGCTGCGACGACCGGACGGCGGCCGAACTGGCCATGCACCGCATCGAGTTGAGCCGGGACGAGGCCACCGGGGAGGTGCACGCGCTGCGCGGCCCGGGCTTCGCGGGGGTGCAGTTCCACCCCGAGTCGGTGCTGACCCTGGACGGCGCGGCGGTCACCGCACAGCTGCTGGCAGCTGTCCTCGTGTGA
- a CDS encoding class II 3-deoxy-7-phosphoheptulonate synthase: MTVNAESHAGGNTWRDLPAAQQPDWPDQEALRDVIAELESYPPLVFAGECDQLRERLGAVARGEAFLLQGGDCAEAFDAVSAEHIRNKLKTLLQMGAVLTYAGSVPVVKVGRIAGQYSKPRSKPTETRDGVTLPTYRGDSVNGFEFTEAARIPDPQRLKRMYHASAATLNLVRAFTTGGYADLRQVHAWNQDFVKSSPSGQRYEALAREIDRALNFMNACGVDPEEFRTVEFYSSHEALILDYESALTRVDSRTGNLYDVSGHMVWIGERTRQLDGAHIEFASRVRNPIGVKLGPTSTVEDALTLIDRLDPDREPGRLTFITRMGADKIREKLPDLVEKVTASGAQVVWICDPMHGNTFEAASGHKTRRFDDVLDEVKGFFEVHKALGTHPGGIHVELTGDDVTECVGGGDEIFVDDLHQRYETACDPRLNRSQSLDLAFLVAEMYRDQ, from the coding sequence GTGACCGTGAACGCTGAATCCCACGCCGGTGGCAACACCTGGCGAGACCTGCCCGCGGCGCAGCAGCCTGACTGGCCGGACCAAGAGGCTCTGCGCGATGTGATCGCGGAGCTCGAGTCCTATCCGCCGCTCGTCTTCGCGGGCGAGTGCGACCAGCTGCGCGAGCGCCTGGGCGCGGTCGCCCGAGGTGAGGCGTTCCTGCTTCAGGGCGGCGACTGCGCGGAGGCGTTCGACGCCGTCTCCGCCGAGCACATCCGCAACAAGCTCAAGACGCTCCTCCAGATGGGCGCCGTGCTGACCTACGCCGGGTCCGTCCCGGTGGTCAAGGTCGGTCGGATCGCCGGCCAGTACAGCAAGCCGCGCTCCAAGCCGACCGAGACCCGTGACGGGGTGACCCTGCCGACCTACCGCGGCGACTCCGTCAACGGCTTCGAGTTCACCGAGGCGGCCCGCATCCCGGACCCGCAGCGCCTCAAGCGGATGTACCACGCCTCCGCGGCGACGCTGAACCTCGTCCGCGCCTTCACCACCGGTGGCTACGCCGACCTGCGCCAGGTGCACGCCTGGAACCAGGACTTCGTGAAGTCCTCGCCCTCCGGCCAGCGGTACGAGGCGCTGGCGCGCGAGATCGACCGGGCGCTGAACTTCATGAACGCCTGCGGGGTGGACCCGGAGGAGTTCCGGACCGTGGAGTTCTACTCCTCGCACGAGGCGCTGATCCTGGACTACGAGTCGGCGCTGACCCGCGTGGACTCCCGCACCGGGAACCTCTACGACGTCTCGGGCCACATGGTCTGGATCGGCGAGCGCACCCGCCAACTGGACGGCGCGCACATCGAGTTCGCCTCCCGGGTCCGCAACCCGATCGGCGTCAAGCTCGGCCCCACGTCCACCGTGGAGGACGCGCTCACCCTGATCGACCGGCTCGACCCGGACCGCGAGCCGGGCCGCCTGACCTTCATCACCAGGATGGGCGCGGACAAGATCCGCGAGAAGCTGCCCGACCTGGTGGAAAAGGTCACCGCCTCCGGCGCGCAGGTCGTGTGGATCTGCGACCCGATGCACGGCAACACCTTCGAGGCGGCCTCGGGTCACAAGACCCGTCGCTTCGACGACGTGCTGGACGAGGTCAAGGGCTTCTTCGAGGTCCACAAGGCCCTCGGCACGCACCCGGGCGGCATCCACGTCGAGCTGACCGGTGACGACGTCACCGAGTGCGTGGGCGGCGGCGACGAGATCTTCGTCGACGACCTGCACCAGCGCTACGAGACGGCCTGCGACCCGCGGCTCAACCGCAGCCAGTCGCTGGACCTGGCCTTCCTGGTGGCGGAGATGTACCGCGACCAGTGA
- a CDS encoding (2Fe-2S)-binding protein gives MYVCSCFGITEQQVREHADRGACTPRQVASACKAGTDCGSCVRRIQALLGRGACPRRELIDSGAPDALRSESEPWSPAPEVPAASSGPLAAEVAAPAPAGLRAAA, from the coding sequence GTGTACGTCTGCTCCTGCTTCGGCATCACCGAGCAGCAGGTCCGCGAGCACGCGGACCGGGGCGCCTGCACGCCCCGCCAGGTCGCCTCCGCGTGCAAGGCCGGCACCGACTGCGGCAGCTGCGTCCGGCGCATCCAGGCGCTGCTGGGTCGCGGTGCGTGCCCCCGTCGCGAGCTGATCGACAGCGGCGCCCCCGACGCGCTGCGGTCGGAGTCCGAGCCGTGGAGTCCGGCGCCCGAGGTGCCGGCCGCGTCTTCCGGGCCGCTGGCCGCGGAGGTGGCCGCACCGGCGCCCGCGGGCCTCCGGGCGGCCGCGTAG
- the bfr gene encoding bacterioferritin — protein sequence MQGDPEVIEFLNEQLTAELTAINQYFLHAKMQENFGWYKLAKYTRAESFDEMKHAETLTDRILFLEGLPNYQRLFHVRVGQTVTEMFQADRQIEVEAIDRLKRGIEVMRAKGDVTSANIFEDILADEEHHIDYLDTQLELVEKLGEALYLAQVIEQPS from the coding sequence ATGCAGGGCGACCCCGAGGTCATCGAATTCCTCAACGAGCAGCTGACCGCGGAGCTGACCGCGATCAACCAGTACTTCCTGCACGCGAAGATGCAGGAGAACTTCGGCTGGTACAAGCTCGCCAAGTACACCCGCGCCGAGTCCTTCGACGAGATGAAGCACGCGGAGACGCTGACCGACCGCATCCTCTTCCTCGAAGGGCTGCCGAACTACCAGCGGCTGTTCCACGTCCGGGTCGGCCAGACCGTCACCGAGATGTTCCAGGCCGACCGGCAGATCGAGGTGGAGGCGATCGACCGGCTCAAGCGCGGCATCGAGGTCATGCGCGCGAAGGGGGACGTCACCTCGGCCAACATCTTCGAGGACATCCTGGCCGACGAGGAGCACCACATCGACTACCTCGACACCCAGCTGGAGCTGGTCGAGAAGCTCGGGGAGGCGCTCTACCTCGCCCAGGTGATCGAGCAGCCGAGCTGA
- a CDS encoding sulfite oxidase-like oxidoreductase: MGQPESRDEEPVLPPGQRLQRGWPVTHYGPVPKFRPERWEFRVFGATADGAKHCWTHEEFTALPYTTVVADMHCVTKFSMLGAEWGGVLTRTILELAPPAPEATHVMVWAEYGFSSNLRLTDFGAQDCLFATHRSGELLTAEHGFPVRLIVPHLYAWKGPKWVRGIEYMTADRRGFWEERGYHNLGDPWREQRYSYQEEPGEGPEL; this comes from the coding sequence ATGGGCCAGCCGGAAAGTCGCGACGAGGAGCCTGTGCTGCCTCCGGGACAGCGGCTCCAGAGGGGCTGGCCGGTGACGCACTACGGACCGGTCCCGAAGTTCCGGCCCGAGCGCTGGGAGTTCCGGGTCTTCGGCGCCACCGCCGACGGTGCCAAGCACTGCTGGACCCACGAGGAGTTCACGGCTCTCCCGTACACCACCGTCGTCGCCGACATGCACTGCGTCACCAAGTTCAGCATGCTGGGCGCCGAATGGGGCGGGGTGCTGACCCGCACGATCCTTGAGCTGGCGCCCCCCGCGCCCGAGGCCACCCATGTGATGGTGTGGGCCGAGTACGGCTTCAGCTCCAACCTCCGGCTCACCGACTTCGGCGCGCAGGACTGCCTGTTCGCCACCCACCGCTCCGGCGAGCTGCTCACCGCCGAACACGGCTTCCCGGTCCGGCTGATCGTGCCGCACCTCTACGCCTGGAAGGGCCCCAAGTGGGTCCGCGGCATCGAGTACATGACGGCCGACCGCCGCGGCTTCTGGGAGGAGCGCGGCTACCACAACCTCGGCGACCCCTGGCGCGAGCAGCGCTACTCCTACCAGGAGGAGCCGGGCGAGGGCCCGGAGCTCTGA